The Candidatus Palauibacter australiensis genome includes a region encoding these proteins:
- the nrfD gene encoding polysulfide reductase NrfD gives MPESAGTGPETARWAKVIDHTRCIGCHACTTACKSENEVPLGVTRTYVKYADVGTFPAARRAFQVTRCNQCDDAPCTTACPTQAMFRRPDGIVDFDKSICIGCKACIAACPYDAIFINPDDHSAEKCNFCAHRIDMGLEPACVTVCPTEAIIVGDLDDPESKVSQYVGRDPVSVRRPEKETHPKLFYKGAHQATLDPLAAVRPGGGLYMWSEQPEGPHEVGSGQPHPMGTDGRHGPNSSAAAILSYDVSHTAPWDWRVSLYTLTKGVSAGVYLAVLLLCLLGGFAWQGGTWLTLTPLLGLAALALTGGLLIWDLEHPKRFLLIFTRPHMKSWLVRGAFVIAGYGAALTAHLAAALVGGAGGVEATRWMAWAGAPLAGMTAVYTAYLFAQARARDLWQNPLLPPHFLVQALLAGGAALMLFPSLGDSAALGRLVGLTAAAHLLLVLAELTLTHATAHAALAARNMVRGRYAPWFWSGILLVTLAAALTVIPLAGAWVAPLIGVAALAGLLAHEHAYVQAGQSVPLA, from the coding sequence ATGCCGGAGTCCGCGGGGACGGGGCCCGAGACGGCCCGCTGGGCGAAAGTCATCGACCACACCCGCTGTATCGGCTGCCACGCCTGCACGACGGCCTGCAAGTCGGAGAACGAGGTCCCGCTCGGCGTCACCCGCACCTACGTGAAGTACGCCGACGTGGGGACCTTTCCGGCCGCGCGGCGCGCCTTCCAGGTCACGCGCTGCAACCAGTGTGACGACGCGCCGTGCACGACCGCGTGCCCGACCCAGGCCATGTTCCGCCGTCCCGACGGGATCGTGGACTTCGACAAGTCGATCTGCATCGGCTGCAAGGCGTGCATCGCCGCCTGTCCCTACGACGCGATCTTCATCAACCCCGACGACCATTCCGCAGAGAAGTGCAACTTCTGCGCCCACCGGATCGACATGGGGCTGGAGCCGGCCTGCGTCACCGTGTGCCCGACGGAGGCGATCATCGTCGGCGACCTCGACGACCCGGAATCGAAGGTCTCGCAATACGTAGGGCGCGATCCGGTGAGCGTCCGGAGGCCTGAGAAGGAGACCCACCCGAAGCTGTTCTACAAGGGCGCGCACCAGGCGACGCTCGATCCGCTGGCGGCGGTCCGTCCCGGGGGCGGGCTGTACATGTGGAGCGAGCAGCCCGAGGGTCCGCACGAGGTCGGCTCGGGCCAGCCGCACCCGATGGGAACGGACGGACGGCACGGCCCGAACTCCTCGGCCGCCGCGATCCTCTCCTACGATGTCTCGCACACCGCGCCCTGGGACTGGCGCGTGAGCCTGTACACGCTCACCAAGGGGGTCTCCGCCGGCGTGTACCTCGCCGTGCTCCTCCTCTGCCTGCTGGGCGGGTTCGCGTGGCAGGGCGGGACCTGGCTCACCCTCACGCCGCTCCTCGGTCTCGCCGCGCTCGCGCTCACCGGCGGGCTGCTGATCTGGGATCTGGAGCACCCGAAGCGCTTCCTCCTCATCTTCACGAGACCCCACATGAAGAGCTGGCTCGTGCGGGGGGCGTTCGTGATCGCGGGCTACGGCGCGGCGCTGACCGCGCACCTCGCGGCGGCGCTGGTCGGCGGCGCCGGCGGCGTGGAGGCGACGCGCTGGATGGCGTGGGCGGGGGCGCCCCTGGCCGGCATGACCGCGGTCTACACGGCGTACCTCTTCGCACAGGCCCGGGCGCGCGATCTGTGGCAGAATCCGCTCCTGCCGCCGCACTTTCTCGTACAGGCGCTGCTGGCCGGCGGCGCGGCCCTGATGCTCTTCCCGTCGCTCGGAGACTCCGCCGCGCTGGGCCGGCTCGTGGGGCTCACGGCCGCCGCGCACCTCCTGCTCGTGCTCGCCGAACTCACGCTCACGCACGCGACGGCCCACGCCGCCCTTGCCGCCCGGAACATGGTGCGAGGCCGCTACGCCCCCTGGTTCTGGAGCGGCATCCTGCTCGTGACGCTCGCGGCCGCCCTCACGGTGATCCCGCTCGCCGGCGCCTGGGTCGCCCCGCTGATCGGCGTCGCCGCCCTCGCCGGGCTCCTCGCGCACGAGCACGCGTACGTGCAGGCCGGCCAGTCCGTGCCCCTCGCATGA